The Candidatus Nezhaarchaeota archaeon DNA window TCAAGACAACCAACTTATCGTTACTTCTAATAAACTCTAACTTCTTCGTTAACATTATGTGAGGTTTGCACCGTGTTAGAGATCACGGATAATCATGCTCACGCAAATCCATTTAAAGGATTGGGTTTCGTAGAGATATCTAGGAAGTTTAGAGAAACTGGTGGGGTTGCCATAGTCTTTGCCCCATTACCTTCATGGCACTATTCAATGTCCATAACTTCACCTGAAAGCTATTCTTGAATTTACGATATCGTAGTAAGAGGCGTAAGGGATAGCTTAGTCAATGTGAATATTAAAGCGCTGGCTGTGCTTCCAATTCTCTCACCATGTCTTTTAATCGCTCTTCTAACTCCCTTGATGAACCTCCAGGACCTCGAATACCTCTTCTGAATCCTCTCAATCCATATCCTATGGGTTAGTATTCTTCTGAGTGGTGTTTTGAACCGCTTCAGCTTCAGCAACTCCCCACCCGGTGCGAAAACAGCTAGAGTAATGTTGTCGAAGTTCACGTCTATGGTCATAACGGTTCTAGTTCCCCTTGGTTTAACTATTTTCCTGAAGTAGATAGCTACGTAGACCTCATCTTCAACTACCTTCACAGCTATCTCGTAGTTACTCCAACCCCTGAACTTCCCTACCCTCTCAGTAGATGTTAGTAGTCTTAGCCTAACCTCCCTACCTCTGTGTATCTTCAGGATAAGCGTTCTACTTTCTAGGTCAAGCCTGTAATCATACCTATCTACTCTAGCTGTCAATCTCCTTAGAACCGGTTTCTTCCCACCGTTCTGCTTACTAGCTCTAACAACTGCTTTAGCATAGGTATATATCTACTTAACGTGGTGTGCTCTAAAACCACGATTTCTCAGCTCTGAGTAGAACATCCTGTGTAGAGCTTTGATTGAAGGTATCTCGCTTAAACTCCACAACCTGTCTACAGCTAGCTGGACAGCATCGCGGTAGAGCCTCAGGAACTCAACCAGAGCAACACGGTCATCACCACCCTTGGGGAGAGCCCTCATCCTAAGAGCCTCAACAAGCTCTCCACCCCTCACCGAGTAGCTCACCACATCTAGATATCTTATGTTTCTATATTCTAGTTTATTGTTATCTTGATTCTAAATGTTTCTGAAGATGTTTCGTTTTAGAGAATGTATATCACCTCTTTAGCTGGAAAGTGATGAATATTTTTAACTGTTGTTCTTTAATAAGTTTTTAACCGAACGTTTATTGGTGTGAAAACCTTGGACATAGTGGATGAAGTAATTAAGCTAAAGAAAGAGACTGGAGCAATCATCTTGGCACATAACTATCAGTCTCCTGAAGTTCAAGATGTAGCAGATTTTGTTGGAGATAGCCTCGAACTTTCTATGAAAGCTCTAGAGAGTAGAGCAAGAGTCATAGTATTTGCAGGTGTAGACTTTATGGCTGAACAAGCAGCTATCCTGAATGAGGATTCTATTGTTCTTCACCCTGATCCAGAAGCCCGATGCCCTATGGCTCAAATGATAACTGTTGAAGAAGTACGTTGAGCAAAACGGTTGGAGGCTCGTAGCAGTAGTAACAGATGTTGCTAGCGGGTTGAGCGAGGATAGGAGGGGACTGAGGAAGGTTCTTGATATGGCTAAGAAGCATGAGTTCGACGTCCTAGTTGTTGCCTACAGAGATAGGTTAACAAGGTTCGGCTTCACATACCTACAGGAGCTGTTCAAAGCCTACGGCGCAGATGTAGTTGCTGTCTTCCAGGAGGAGCCGAAGGACTATATGCAGGAGCTCGTTGAGGACATGGTTGAGATAGTTACGTCTTTTGCGGCTACGTTCTTAGTTGAAAGCGACTTCATAGACGATCCTAACAGACCTAGTGTCGTGTCTTACCCATGGTCTATAGCTACAGAAGTACTAGGATTGTTAAGCAACAATCTCGTAGATGAAGGTAAGGTTAGAAAGGTCTTCATAGACGATTTCGAGAAAGTTTACGACGTAGAGCTCCACTGAAAGCTCATGTTAAATAGGTTAATTTTAGCCAAGACCCTCGACTATCACCATAGCAGGACATGGAACTACTACTGCCAATGACGATAATAGAAAGCGCGCACAAGGTTGTATCGCTAGCAAAACGAAGACTATCTTTATATTACCAATTCATCAATGTACTGACAGGAGAGAGAGCTTGGAGAGGGCTTGTTCTCGTTCATCGCTTGAGGTTGATGTACATTGTTAATAGCTCACTTAAGCGATAATCATCTAGGTTATAGGCAATATGGGCTTCTTGAAAGAGAGAAAGATCTGTACACCTGTTTTGAGGAGGCCATAACCAAAGCTATCGAGGAGCACGTTGACATGGTCATTCACTCAGGGGATTTATTTCATTCTCCCAATCCACCACCTCAAGCCTACAAAGCAGTTCTAAATGCCCTGAAGAGGCTTAAGCAACGAGGTATACCCTTCCTCTACATAATGGGTCAACACGATAGACCCAAGGTCCAAGCATTAGCTCCTGCGTTGATCTTTGAAGACATGGACCTCTTGATTCACGTATCAGAAAAGCCCTATGTTTCTGGAGATTATAGCGTTGTTGGATTGGACTATGCGAGAAAACAGGTCTTAAAGGACAAGTTGGGTTCATTGAAGCCACCGGTAAAAAAGAACGTCCTTCTCACCCACGTTCTCCTTAAGGAGATCTCGCCCTTAGGCGACATATCAATACAAGAACTTCCAAAAGGCTTCACGTACTACGCGTTGGGCGATTACCACATATTCAAGACGTTTAGCGTGCATGGCTCAATAGCTGCATACCCGGGATCTAGCGAAGTCATATCGTTAAATGACTTGACCAACATGGGGAAGGGCTTTTGCTTCGTGGATCTCTCTGGCGATGAGGCTAGGGTGCAGTTTCAAAAACTTGAGAGTGTAAGGCCTAGAATTGTTGCTGAAGTCGAGTTCAATAGCGTTAAGGATTTCGTGGCAAAGTTGTTCTCTCAGGTAACCTCAATGAGATTGAAGCCGCTCATTCACCTAACAGTTAGGGGTATTGGCATTAAAAGGAGGGATCTCGACAAGGTGAGGGAGGAGCTGTCGAAGATTAGCTTAAGAACCTTCATATCAGTTGAAGAGGAGGGCATAGAGTTACCCTCAGTAACTGGAGCGTCATTCAGTGGAATTGAGGAAATAATACATGCACTGTTTCCTAGCGGAGGTGACGCGCTCGTAGAGCTTTATAGAGCTTTTAGGCTCGGAACTCTCCACAGTGAGCTTGAAAGGTTGTTAAGGACTGGGGAATGGATGAAGCTCCTTCCTCAACAGTATAAAGCAGAGACGACGCCTAAACCTCTAAAACCTACTCATTCTCCAACTAAGTCCAAGGAATCAACGATCCTGGAGTGGCTTAAACATGATAGTGGAAAAACTTGAACTTGTGAATTTCCTTTCGCATAAGAATTCGACAGTAACGTTTGGTAAAGGGCTAACAGCAATTGTCGGACCCAATGGTGCGGGCAAGTCGTCCATGATAGAAGGCATAATTTTCTCGTTGTTCCAAGATAGCTTTAGGACCCTTAGAGGCGGAACTAAAGAATCCCTTAAGCAGATAGGCGCTAAGTCAGCCTCTGTGAGGTTAACGTTCAACGTTGCCGGAAGGAGGTTTAGAGTTGAGAGGGTCATTGAGAGGGGGGCCGTAGACAAGCTCTACGAAGAGGATAAGCTGATAGCAACTCAGGCATCATACGTCGACAAGAAGGTACTTGAAGTTCTCGGTATTCCACGAAAGGAAGCTTACTTAAACACTGTCATAGTCAGGCAGGGAGAGCTCGAGAAGGTACTTGAAAGCTTCATGACAGCTAGCGGTAGAGAGGAATTAATGAGGGCATTGGGCTTTAAGGAGCTTGAAGACATTGCCGAAACTTTGAAAGAGGAACGTAATGAGCTCGAGAAGGAGTACATGAAGTTATCAGGTGAGGCCGCACAATTAGAGAACTTGAGGAAACAATTAGGGAGAGCTCAAGAAGAGCTACAGAGGCTTGAAAACGAGAAGAGTAAGATCTTAGAGAACTTGAAAGTTCTCGAGAGGGGCCTATTTTATGTGGAGAGGGCACTAACAGAGGTCCCTGATGGCATAGAACAAGAGTTTGAGATGGCAACAGCTAAGTACTACGAAGCGAAGAGCGAGCTTGAGAGCTTAACTAGGGAAATTAAGAAGATTGAAGAGGAACTTAACCGAGTAGGAGCATTGAAGAAGGAGTTGAACACTCTCCGCTCAGCACTAGTGTTAAAGGATGGAATCCGTAATCTACAAGATACGTTGGAAAGAGCAATATTAACTCATTCAAGGCTTGAAGAGCTTAGGTCTGCAATTCGTAAGCTCGAGGAAAAATTGGTGCATAAATTGAGACTTTTGTCCCAAAAAATGCAATGCCCCGCCGACGTGGGAGCAGTGATTGAAGCCTACAAAAAGCTCAAAGTCGAAGTTGAAGTCAAAGAAAGATTGGTAAGTAGCCTAAGGGCAAGCATGGAAGAAAAGAGGACTATGCTCAACAGCCTTGAGAAAAGCGGTGATGCTTGCCCATTATGCGGTGCTAAGTTAACTAGCGAGACTAAGCTTAGAGTTCAAGAGAAAATAGAGGTTGAGCTTAATGAGGTTGCTTCTAGGCTTAAGTCGCTAATTGAATCATTAGAGCATGAAAAGGAGAAGCTGAGTACGGTTGAAAGATTAAACATAGCTGGGTTGATGGACGAGCTTACAGCATTGAATGAGGAAAGAAGGAGACAAGAAGAGGAGGAGAAGACATACCTCAATTACTTAATGGAAGCTAACAAAGTGTTAGAGAGAATGCTAAGTAGTGAGGTGAGCGACGAGATTGCCCTTAAGGTCAGAGAGCTTTCAGAGCTCATTAATACGCCGCTAGAAGCCATAAGGTTAGTACGACGGATGGCCGAGTTCATCACCAAAGCTGAAGGAAGGTTAGAAGAGCTCAAAAGAGTTTCTGTTGATGAAGAGAACGCGAAAGTTGAGATGCAACGCCTCATTAGTCGTAAGGAGGAACTTCAAGAACTGGTCGTCTACTTAGAGAGGAGAGTAGAGGAGCTTAGAAGGAAGCTTGAGCTTAGAAGGAAGCTACTCGAAGAGAGTAACAGGATTAAGGCTCAGATAGCTGAGCAGAAAGGTAAGCTTCTGGGAATCGAAGAAAGCATTAATGGTTACAAGAAGAGACTTGAAGAGCTCAAGGAGCTTTGCAAGAAGGCTGAAGAAGCAGAGCATGAAGCATCAAAGTTGAGGGACTTCATGAACTTTGTAGACTTCTTGAGGAGCACAGTTTTTGGGAAAGATGGGCTCATAGCTAAGCAACTTAGAAGAGCATATAGAGCTAAGCTTGAAAGCGAAGTCAACAACTACTTGTCGAGGTTCGGCATGGACTTTGAGGTGGAGTTTGACGAGGACCTGAAGCTCAAGATAATATCAAGGGGCGAAGAACTGAGCGTGGATAGCTTGAGCGGAGGTGAAAGAGCCGTTCTAGCCCTCTCGGCTCGTTTAGCTTTAGCCAAAGCCCTTAGCAGTAGGGAAGTCGAGCTCCTGATTTTAGACGAGCCTACAGCAAACTTAGATGCTGATAGGAAAAGAGAGCTTGTCAGGGTGCTAAGAGACTTAGCCGATGAAGTCCCTCAAGTTATCGTGGTAACACATGATCATGAAGTAGCTGAAGCAGCTGACCGAATATATAAGGTTAGAAAGGATAATGGAGTATCAATTGTGGAGGAGTACTGATGTCGATATGGGAGGAGGATATTAAGGAGATTGAGAGGGCTTTTGAAACGTTTAAGAAGATTGGGGGTAAGAAGGAGATCTCAAGTAGAGCACTAGATCACTGGATCAAGGTAGAGAACTTGAGTTACGAGGGTAGTTGCGAGTTCGTAGGAGTCGATGGAAGCTTTTTAGTTAGCCCGTTAACCTTCTCCACCTTCTACCTGGCTAGAGCAATAGCCATAGCTCCTTCCTTGGGAAGTTTTAAAGCATCCAAGTCTGAGGTTCTTGAAAGTACAAACGACGACCAGGTTAGACAGCATGCTGAAGCTGTGATGGCCCGTTTAGAGGTTGAGGTTGCATCAAGAGCTTTAACAGAGTTAACAAGGCGCGGCAAAGAGTTCATGTTGCTTTTTGACGGAAGCGTTTCTTCGCTAATACTTCATCGAGCTATCTTACATAGAAGCCCCATATCTCACTACTCCTACTACATTGCGACCTGTATCTCTAAGGAGTTGTCTGAAGTAGCTGAGGAAGGTTTCGTAGTCTTCGTGGCCAAGAGGAGCAGTAGCTCTATTTATGATGAGGAGCGCCTACCAGACATGATACTCTTTAGCTCAATGCCCCGAGGCTACAGCAAGCCAAGAGTAGTAAGTCTCTCAGGGTTCTACAACGTACCTGAGGAGGAGCTTAATGGGCTGTCTCTTAGCCCTAAGCTTAAGACCATAACGTTATCCTATGTGAGGCTGACAGATGATGGTCCTTTGCTGAGGATAGAAGTACCTGGAGTGCTCTCAGAAAGCGAGATGCATGACGTAGTAGCTAAGTTGAGTAGCGTATCGCCAGTTGGTTATCCGGTCCCCCTTCTCGCTGCTCACAATAGCGTAAAGTTGAGGAGGACAACTTTGAGGAGAGCCTTATCGCTCGTAGATATCAGGCTTCGGACTGGAAGGGAGGCTTTAAGGGAGGCTTTTACGTGAAGGCGAGAGAGATAGGCTTAGTTGCCAAGTCAACGCCTGAGAGCGTTTACATAATTGCCTACGAGGCCCCCCAAATCGCTAGCTACCTCTACTCTGAGACGAACAACTTAAAGGTTGTAATGGTAGTGACGAACGTAGAGGTCACCGACGAGGCTTTCACCAGAGTATTCGATTCGAAAGAAGCTGAGATTATGGTTAAGTACGCCAAGGCTAGTGGTGCAATGAAGATAATGGTCAAAGCCTCACCAGTTGTAGACTTAATTACAAAGCGAAGGCCTCAAGTACCAATACCTCCCCGCACGCCAGTATACATAGCCTCGAAGGAGGTGCTGGAGGAAACGTTCTCAGTATGTTATGGAGCATTTGCCGAGCTTTACTCTGATACACCTTTGTCCAGCTGGGTGAGGATAGGAGTTTTAAGATCCCACCAGGATGTAGAGGTCAAGGTTAATGTCGATGCCGTGTTATCGAAGCACTTAGCAGTTCTTGGAAGCACCGGTAGCGGGAAGAGTAATCTCGTTGCCGTCTTGGTTGATAAGATTGCAAGCCTTGGAGGTCAAGTGATCATAATCGATAGTCATGGAGAGTACTCAGACATGACAGTATCATCTAAGGAGTCTAAGCTCATCCACTTCGAAGCCAAGGTGAACCCACTTAAGGTTAGTCCATTGGTACTAGCATCAACATTAATACCAGAAGCCGCAGCCACGAAGCAAAGGAACCTCCTCAGAAAAGCCATTAGGGAGCTCAATGCTTTATACTTTAAGAGCGGTAGAGAAAGGCTGGAAGCTGAAAAGAAGATAGCGGATTTAATTCAAAAAGCTAATAGAGAGCTTGATGTTGAAGTTGAGGACACCAGCGGTAGAAGATACCTCAAAGCCCTCTACGCAACCATTATGAGCATGAAGTCTAACCTCGCGATGGACCGACGAGATCATGCAGTCTTCGACAACATACTCCTAAAATTGGAAAAGAGCATTGTTGAGTACGATGTCTATAGCACAGATGTAGTAGATCCTGTGGATTTACTTGAACCCGGAACCATAGTTGACGTTGACGTTTCTCTTCTGCCAGATGCTGCTCGCGATGAGGTTGTCTCATATGTATGTAGGCAGGTATTGCAGAGGGCTATGGCTGGGAAGCTCATGCCGACGCTCATAGTAGTAGAGGAAGCTCATTTATATTTGGGTGGTGAAGCTG harbors:
- a CDS encoding exonuclease SbcCD subunit D translates to MLIAHLSDNHLGYRQYGLLEREKDLYTCFEEAITKAIEEHVDMVIHSGDLFHSPNPPPQAYKAVLNALKRLKQRGIPFLYIMGQHDRPKVQALAPALIFEDMDLLIHVSEKPYVSGDYSVVGLDYARKQVLKDKLGSLKPPVKKNVLLTHVLLKEISPLGDISIQELPKGFTYYALGDYHIFKTFSVHGSIAAYPGSSEVISLNDLTNMGKGFCFVDLSGDEARVQFQKLESVRPRIVAEVEFNSVKDFVAKLFSQVTSMRLKPLIHLTVRGIGIKRRDLDKVREELSKISLRTFISVEEEGIELPSVTGASFSGIEEIIHALFPSGGDALVELYRAFRLGTLHSELERLLRTGEWMKLLPQQYKAETTPKPLKPTHSPTKSKESTILEWLKHDSGKT
- a CDS encoding SMC family ATPase, whose product is MIVEKLELVNFLSHKNSTVTFGKGLTAIVGPNGAGKSSMIEGIIFSLFQDSFRTLRGGTKESLKQIGAKSASVRLTFNVAGRRFRVERVIERGAVDKLYEEDKLIATQASYVDKKVLEVLGIPRKEAYLNTVIVRQGELEKVLESFMTASGREELMRALGFKELEDIAETLKEERNELEKEYMKLSGEAAQLENLRKQLGRAQEELQRLENEKSKILENLKVLERGLFYVERALTEVPDGIEQEFEMATAKYYEAKSELESLTREIKKIEEELNRVGALKKELNTLRSALVLKDGIRNLQDTLERAILTHSRLEELRSAIRKLEEKLVHKLRLLSQKMQCPADVGAVIEAYKKLKVEVEVKERLVSSLRASMEEKRTMLNSLEKSGDACPLCGAKLTSETKLRVQEKIEVELNEVASRLKSLIESLEHEKEKLSTVERLNIAGLMDELTALNEERRRQEEEEKTYLNYLMEANKVLERMLSSEVSDEIALKVRELSELINTPLEAIRLVRRMAEFITKAEGRLEELKRVSVDEENAKVEMQRLISRKEELQELVVYLERRVEELRRKLELRRKLLEESNRIKAQIAEQKGKLLGIEESINGYKKRLEELKELCKKAEEAEHEASKLRDFMNFVDFLRSTVFGKDGLIAKQLRRAYRAKLESEVNNYLSRFGMDFEVEFDEDLKLKIISRGEELSVDSLSGGERAVLALSARLALAKALSSREVELLILDEPTANLDADRKRELVRVLRDLADEVPQVIVVTHDHEVAEAADRIYKVRKDNGVSIVEEY
- a CDS encoding DNA double-strand break repair nuclease NurA, producing MSIWEEDIKEIERAFETFKKIGGKKEISSRALDHWIKVENLSYEGSCEFVGVDGSFLVSPLTFSTFYLARAIAIAPSLGSFKASKSEVLESTNDDQVRQHAEAVMARLEVEVASRALTELTRRGKEFMLLFDGSVSSLILHRAILHRSPISHYSYYIATCISKELSEVAEEGFVVFVAKRSSSSIYDEERLPDMILFSSMPRGYSKPRVVSLSGFYNVPEEELNGLSLSPKLKTITLSYVRLTDDGPLLRIEVPGVLSESEMHDVVAKLSSVSPVGYPVPLLAAHNSVKLRRTTLRRALSLVDIRLRTGREALREAFT
- a CDS encoding ATP-binding protein; amino-acid sequence: MKAREIGLVAKSTPESVYIIAYEAPQIASYLYSETNNLKVVMVVTNVEVTDEAFTRVFDSKEAEIMVKYAKASGAMKIMVKASPVVDLITKRRPQVPIPPRTPVYIASKEVLEETFSVCYGAFAELYSDTPLSSWVRIGVLRSHQDVEVKVNVDAVLSKHLAVLGSTGSGKSNLVAVLVDKIASLGGQVIIIDSHGEYSDMTVSSKESKLIHFEAKVNPLKVSPLVLASTLIPEAAATKQRNLLRKAIRELNALYFKSGRERLEAEKKIADLIQKANRELDVEVEDTSGRRYLKALYATIMSMKSNLAMDRRDHAVFDNILLKLEKSIVEYDVYSTDVVDPVDLLEPGTIVDVDVSLLPDAARDEVVSYVCRQVLQRAMAGKLMPTLIVVEEAHLYLGGEAEGAAKQAIERIAREGRKYGVGLVIVSQRPKGIDPNVLSQINSLCVLKIMQPEDQAYVKQYSEWLTDEMLAALPTLERGEAILLGEWVRMPVAVKIDKHEGKRKGVTISSVKRWLDARRARETKLKGLLEEEEMIKEAKDIFS